TGGAGGTAAAGCAATGCCTACAGCAACTGTATCATCCAAGGGTCAGATTGTAGTTCCAAAGGAGATAAGAGATGCCCTCGGCATCAAGCCAAAGCACAGAGTATTTCTCAAGGTTGTAAAAGACCATGCAGAGATTATACCCCTGCCTGAAAACCCTGCTCAAGGATTTTGCGGTATTTTTGAAAAGGGCACCTCACTAACAAAGGCACTTCTAAAAGAGAGGAAGGAGGAAATCAGGCGTGAAAAAGGGATTATTAGATTCATTCGCCATGCTGGCGTACCTAAAAAAAGAAAATAATTATCAGAAAGTAGTGGAGCTGCTATCTATGGAGCCGGGGGACTGCTCAATTATAATGAACGAGATAAATGTAGGAGAAACTTATTATATTATTGCCAGAGAGAGGGGCATTGAGCATGCTGATTATTTTATAAGCACCAT
This region of Nitrospirota bacterium genomic DNA includes:
- a CDS encoding AbrB/MazE/SpoVT family DNA-binding domain-containing protein: MPTATVSSKGQIVVPKEIRDALGIKPKHRVFLKVVKDHAEIIPLPENPAQGFCGIFEKGTSLTKALLKERKEEIRREKGIIRFIRHAGVPKKRK